The following coding sequences are from one Sphingomonadaceae bacterium OTU29LAMAA1 window:
- a CDS encoding helix-turn-helix transcriptional regulator, which yields MPVEITLDAVLSKRRMTGKELARRVGLSETQLSLFRSGKVRGLRFSTLSRMCAVLDCAPGELLSYAFDPADLSPLATDDEV from the coding sequence GTGCCGGTCGAGATCACGTTGGACGCGGTGCTGTCGAAACGCAGGATGACCGGCAAGGAGCTTGCCCGCCGCGTGGGCCTGAGCGAGACGCAATTGTCACTGTTCCGGTCGGGCAAGGTGCGTGGGCTGCGCTTCTCCACTCTGTCGCGCATGTGTGCGGTGCTGGATTGCGCGCCGGGAGAGTTGCTCAGCTACGCGTTCGATCCCGCCGACCTCTCTCCGCTCGCAACCGACGACGAAGTGTAG